One window of the Amycolatopsis mediterranei genome contains the following:
- a CDS encoding ASCH domain-containing protein, whose translation MKHAEFAFPGPLRDKLVAAILRGEKTSTTGLVAEYEKYGEELPVVGERELMIDSAGVGVAVLETTEVRVLPLSEVDLQHALDEGEGDTSVAGWRAGHTEYWQGDEMRAALEDPEFTVDDATMVVATRFIIVERIG comes from the coding sequence GTGAAGCACGCCGAGTTCGCGTTCCCCGGCCCGCTGCGCGACAAGCTGGTCGCGGCGATCCTGCGCGGGGAGAAGACGTCGACCACCGGCTTGGTCGCCGAGTACGAGAAGTACGGCGAAGAGCTGCCTGTCGTCGGCGAGCGCGAGCTGATGATCGACTCGGCCGGCGTGGGGGTCGCGGTGCTCGAGACCACCGAGGTGCGCGTGCTTCCTCTGTCCGAAGTGGACTTGCAGCACGCGCTCGACGAGGGTGAGGGCGACACGAGCGTCGCCGGATGGCGCGCCGGCCACACGGAGTACTGGCAGGGCGACGAAATGCGCGCCGCGCTCGAAGATCCGGAATTCACCGTGGACGACGCGACCATGGTCGTGGCGACCCGGTTCATCATCGTTGAAAGGATCGGCTGA
- a CDS encoding methionine ABC transporter ATP-binding protein — protein sequence MITVENLSKTFATNGNSVVALRDVSVEVQAGSLFGVVGPAGSGKSVLARCIALQERPDRGVVRLDGLNTGTLDGRRLREIRRQLGVVSTKPELIAERTIAGNIASPLEQLGIDGPQRRSRVGSLLDLVGLTPRAAQRPSELSAGQLRRVAVAKALAAAPAVLLADDPTAGVDPEEAGAVLAVLDRARSELGVTVVVTTPDAGVVRRVCDDVAVLEDGTVVERGTVLDLISDPASRTAQALLPAIETARSQAARYDRSADVVLVGFASVGALLPEAAGRFDVEFATIGGGLTRVGDTPVGRFRLGVRGERADAALAWVAERGGHVTYTARGPQGVAAA from the coding sequence GTGATCACCGTCGAAAATCTGTCGAAAACCTTTGCCACCAATGGAAATTCCGTCGTCGCGCTGCGGGACGTGAGCGTCGAAGTCCAGGCCGGCTCGCTCTTCGGCGTGGTCGGTCCCGCCGGGTCCGGCAAGTCCGTTCTCGCCCGGTGCATCGCGCTGCAGGAGCGCCCCGACCGCGGCGTCGTGCGCCTCGACGGCCTCAACACCGGCACCCTCGACGGCCGCCGCCTCCGGGAGATCCGCCGCCAGCTCGGCGTCGTCTCGACGAAACCGGAGCTGATCGCCGAACGCACCATCGCCGGCAACATCGCCTCCCCGCTCGAGCAGCTCGGCATCGACGGCCCGCAGCGCCGCAGCCGGGTCGGCTCGCTGCTCGACCTCGTCGGCTTGACCCCGCGCGCCGCGCAGCGGCCCAGCGAGCTGTCCGCCGGTCAGCTGCGCCGCGTCGCGGTCGCGAAGGCCCTGGCGGCGGCCCCCGCCGTGCTGCTGGCCGACGACCCGACCGCCGGTGTCGACCCGGAGGAGGCCGGCGCGGTGCTCGCCGTCCTCGACCGGGCGCGCTCCGAGCTGGGCGTCACCGTCGTCGTCACGACGCCGGACGCGGGCGTGGTCCGCAGGGTCTGCGACGACGTCGCGGTGCTGGAGGACGGCACGGTCGTCGAGCGCGGCACGGTCCTCGACCTGATCTCGGACCCGGCCAGCCGCACCGCGCAGGCGCTGCTGCCGGCCATCGAGACCGCCCGCTCGCAGGCGGCGCGCTACGACCGCTCGGCCGACGTCGTGCTGGTCGGCTTCGCCTCGGTCGGCGCGCTGCTGCCCGAGGCCGCGGGCCGCTTCGACGTCGAGTTCGCCACCATCGGCGGCGGCCTGACCCGCGTCGGCGACACCCCGGTCGGCCGGTTCCGCCTCGGCGTCCGCGGCGAGCGGGCCGACGCGGCGCTGGCGTGGGTCGCCGAGCGCGGCGGCCACGTGACGTACACCGCCCGCGGGCCCCAGGGCGTCGCGGCCGCTTGA
- a CDS encoding fatty acyl-AMP ligase, with amino-acid sequence MSRFVDTLVATATKRGQQRGMVTGEPKEPVRRTWAEVHEEARRIAGGLVAGGFERGTAVGVLAAAPVLIAPTVQAVWLAGGSVTMLHQPTPRTDLAEWAEDTVRVLGMIGSDQDALGGPGGLAPRPGSGAGPRNVTVLLGEPFDQLAPVLEQKGIGFQLITELAAAEPLPDVVVTDEGDTALLQLTSGSTADPKAVRITYGNLYSNVKAMVERAEFDFDVDVMVSWLPTFHDMGMVGFLTVPMTFGVELVKITPVEFLSGPLIWPELITKYHGTTTAAPNFAYAIVGRRMARVDEDDAYDLSKLRIALNGAEPIDETAVQTFVDAGARFKMPAECVFPAYGMAEATLAVSFAPLFTGLTLDVVEADALEAENRAVPVPEGDPRRGTDGVRSFALLGRPLDGLEAEIVDDAGKRVDEREVGEIRLRGEAVTPGYLTMDGPLATQDEDGWLNTGDLGYLVDGQIVICGRRKDVIIMGGRNLYPTDIERAATSVEGVRAGNAVAVRLDAGSRRERFAVVLESKLAGDAEAEKNLMKQVSARVRDAVDMRPYAVVVLPAGSLPKTPSGKVKRAATAQQFADRIKKNADA; translated from the coding sequence ATGAGCAGGTTCGTGGACACGCTCGTCGCCACCGCGACGAAGCGGGGGCAGCAGCGCGGCATGGTCACCGGAGAGCCGAAGGAGCCGGTCCGGCGGACCTGGGCCGAGGTGCACGAAGAAGCCCGGCGAATCGCCGGCGGGCTCGTCGCGGGCGGGTTCGAGCGCGGGACGGCGGTCGGGGTGCTGGCCGCCGCGCCGGTGCTGATCGCGCCGACCGTGCAGGCCGTCTGGCTGGCCGGTGGCAGCGTCACCATGCTGCACCAGCCGACCCCGCGCACCGATCTCGCCGAGTGGGCCGAAGACACCGTGCGGGTGCTCGGCATGATCGGCTCAGACCAGGACGCTTTGGGGGGTCCAGGGGGGCTTGCCCCCCGGCCGGGGTCCGGGGCTGGGCCCCGGAATGTCACAGTGCTGCTGGGCGAGCCGTTCGACCAGCTGGCGCCCGTCCTGGAGCAGAAGGGCATCGGCTTCCAGCTCATCACCGAGCTCGCCGCCGCCGAGCCGCTGCCGGACGTCGTCGTCACCGATGAGGGCGACACCGCGCTGCTGCAGCTCACCAGCGGCTCGACCGCCGACCCCAAGGCGGTGCGGATCACCTACGGGAACCTGTACTCCAACGTCAAGGCCATGGTCGAGCGCGCGGAGTTCGACTTCGACGTCGACGTGATGGTGTCCTGGCTGCCGACGTTCCACGACATGGGGATGGTCGGCTTCCTGACCGTGCCGATGACCTTCGGCGTCGAGCTGGTCAAGATCACGCCGGTCGAGTTCCTCTCCGGGCCGCTGATCTGGCCGGAGCTCATCACGAAGTACCACGGCACCACGACGGCGGCGCCGAACTTCGCGTACGCCATCGTCGGACGCCGGATGGCGCGCGTCGACGAGGATGACGCCTACGACCTCTCGAAGCTGCGCATCGCGCTGAACGGCGCCGAGCCCATCGACGAGACCGCCGTCCAGACCTTCGTGGACGCCGGAGCCCGGTTCAAGATGCCGGCGGAATGCGTCTTCCCGGCCTACGGCATGGCCGAAGCGACGCTCGCGGTGTCGTTCGCGCCGCTGTTCACCGGTCTCACCCTCGACGTCGTCGAAGCCGACGCGCTGGAGGCGGAGAACCGCGCGGTGCCCGTCCCCGAAGGCGACCCGCGGCGCGGCACCGACGGTGTCCGGTCGTTCGCCCTGCTCGGCCGGCCCCTCGACGGGCTGGAAGCGGAGATCGTCGACGACGCCGGCAAGCGCGTCGACGAGCGCGAGGTCGGCGAGATCCGGCTGCGCGGCGAGGCTGTGACCCCCGGCTACCTGACCATGGACGGCCCGCTCGCGACGCAGGACGAGGACGGGTGGCTGAACACCGGCGACCTCGGTTACCTGGTGGACGGCCAGATCGTCATCTGCGGCCGCCGCAAGGACGTCATCATCATGGGCGGCCGCAACCTGTACCCGACCGACATCGAGCGCGCGGCGACCTCGGTCGAGGGCGTGCGCGCGGGCAACGCGGTGGCGGTCCGGCTGGACGCGGGCAGCCGCCGCGAACGGTTCGCGGTGGTCCTCGAGTCGAAGCTGGCGGGGGACGCCGAAGCCGAGAAGAACCTGATGAAGCAGGTGTCGGCCCGGGTCCGCGACGCCGTCGACATGCGGCCGTACGCGGTGGTGGTGCTCCCGGCGGGCAGCCTCCCGAAGACGCCGTCGGGCAAGGTCAAGCGCGCGGCGACGGCGCAGCAGTTCGCGGACCGGATCAAGAAGAACGCGGACGCCTGA
- a CDS encoding DivIVA domain-containing protein, with product MSFTAEDLAEVTFGHAPIGRRGYAKHEVDAFIRRIAKTLADEDDLTAAEVHHVMFAKPLIGKRGYDEREVDEFLDAVEDQLAARTGQAPDLPGARTAPEATTERAAPPTLRAVRVQQR from the coding sequence ATGTCGTTCACCGCCGAAGACCTCGCCGAGGTCACCTTCGGTCACGCCCCGATCGGCCGCCGTGGTTACGCGAAGCACGAGGTGGACGCGTTCATCCGGCGGATCGCCAAGACGCTCGCCGACGAGGACGACCTGACCGCCGCCGAAGTGCACCACGTGATGTTCGCGAAGCCGCTGATCGGTAAGCGCGGCTACGACGAGCGGGAGGTCGACGAGTTCCTCGACGCGGTGGAGGACCAGCTCGCCGCCCGTACCGGCCAGGCCCCCGACCTCCCCGGCGCCCGCACGGCGCCCGAAGCCACCACCGAGCGCGCCGCCCCACCGACGCTCCGGGCGGTGCGCGTCCAGCAACGCTGA
- a CDS encoding 4-(cytidine 5'-diphospho)-2-C-methyl-D-erythritol kinase encodes MLAVVPPPVTVRVPAKVNLHLAVDDLREDGYHELVTVFQALSLTDEVTVAVTEEPGIEVYGEGEGSVPTGPKNLAWRAVEALAGHVGRAGEPKVRVVLRKGIPVAGGMAGGSADAAATLVGLASLWNLDVTRDELAEIAAGLGSDVPFALYGGTALGTGRGEQLVPVLSRHTFHWVLAFAAEGLSTPKVFGELDRLRAAGNPPRIGSHTPVVEALASGDPRQLALLLGNDLQAAAVSLRPDLRRTLRAGVNAGALAGTVSGSGPTCAFLCEDAQSAVEVAAELSGAGVCRTVRVAHGPVPGARVVGGDDANRPTPPRVHA; translated from the coding sequence GTGCTCGCCGTAGTTCCGCCCCCAGTCACCGTCCGGGTCCCGGCCAAGGTGAACCTGCACCTTGCGGTCGACGACCTGCGCGAAGACGGTTACCACGAGCTGGTGACCGTCTTCCAGGCGCTGTCGCTGACCGACGAAGTGACCGTCGCGGTCACCGAAGAGCCCGGCATCGAGGTCTACGGCGAGGGGGAGGGCTCGGTCCCGACCGGCCCGAAGAACCTGGCCTGGCGGGCGGTCGAAGCGCTGGCCGGGCACGTCGGCCGCGCCGGGGAGCCGAAGGTCCGGGTGGTGCTGCGCAAGGGCATCCCGGTGGCCGGCGGCATGGCGGGCGGCAGTGCCGACGCCGCGGCGACGCTCGTCGGGCTGGCGAGCCTGTGGAACCTCGACGTCACCCGGGACGAGCTGGCCGAAATCGCCGCCGGCCTGGGCAGCGACGTCCCGTTCGCGCTCTACGGCGGCACCGCGCTGGGTACCGGCCGCGGTGAGCAGCTGGTCCCGGTGCTGTCGCGGCACACGTTCCACTGGGTGCTGGCCTTCGCCGCCGAAGGGCTGTCCACGCCGAAGGTGTTCGGCGAACTGGACCGCCTGCGCGCGGCGGGCAACCCGCCCCGGATCGGCTCGCACACGCCGGTCGTCGAGGCGCTGGCCTCCGGCGACCCGCGCCAGCTGGCCCTGCTGCTGGGCAACGACCTGCAGGCGGCGGCGGTCTCGCTGCGGCCCGACCTGCGCCGCACGCTCCGGGCGGGGGTCAACGCGGGCGCGCTCGCGGGCACGGTGTCCGGCTCCGGCCCGACGTGCGCGTTCCTCTGCGAAGACGCGCAGTCGGCGGTGGAGGTCGCGGCCGAGCTGTCGGGTGCCGGCGTGTGCCGGACGGTCCGCGTGGCCCACGGCCCGGTCCCCGGCGCCCGCGTGGTCGGCGGCGACGACGCGAACCGGCCGACGCCGCCGCGGGTGCACGCGTGA
- the rsmA gene encoding 16S rRNA (adenine(1518)-N(6)/adenine(1519)-N(6))-dimethyltransferase RsmA, with translation MVELLGPAEIRGLAAELDVRPTKKLGQNFVHDPNTVRRIVELANVAPGDVVLEVGPGLGSLTLGLLATGAHVVAVEIDPKLAERLPKTVAERGPEVAGNLDVVGADAMRVTRGELGEPTALVANLPYNVAVPVVLHLLAEVPSLRKGLVMVQTEVADRMAAGPGSRIYGVPSVKLAWYGSARKVAAVPRSVFWPVPNVDSALVAFERGDTTASEDRELLFGLVDAAFSQRRKTLRAALAGWAGSAERAGELLTAAGIDPRTRGEQLDVHDFARIAAAR, from the coding sequence GTGGTTGAACTGCTGGGACCTGCCGAGATCCGCGGGCTGGCGGCCGAACTCGACGTGCGGCCGACGAAGAAGCTCGGGCAGAACTTCGTGCACGATCCCAACACCGTCCGCCGGATCGTCGAGCTGGCGAACGTCGCTCCGGGCGACGTCGTGCTCGAGGTCGGGCCCGGGCTCGGGTCGCTGACCCTCGGGCTGCTCGCCACCGGTGCCCACGTCGTCGCCGTCGAGATCGATCCCAAGCTCGCCGAGCGGCTGCCCAAGACCGTCGCCGAGCGCGGACCCGAGGTCGCCGGGAACCTCGACGTCGTCGGGGCCGACGCCATGCGCGTCACCCGGGGAGAACTGGGTGAGCCGACCGCCCTCGTCGCCAACCTGCCCTACAACGTCGCCGTGCCCGTCGTGCTGCACCTGCTGGCCGAAGTACCTTCGCTCCGGAAGGGCCTCGTCATGGTGCAGACCGAGGTCGCCGACCGGATGGCCGCCGGCCCCGGCAGCCGGATCTACGGCGTGCCGAGCGTGAAGCTCGCCTGGTACGGCTCCGCACGCAAGGTCGCCGCCGTGCCACGCTCGGTGTTCTGGCCCGTGCCGAACGTCGATTCCGCGCTCGTCGCCTTCGAACGCGGCGACACGACGGCGTCCGAAGACCGGGAGCTGCTCTTCGGTCTGGTGGACGCCGCCTTCTCACAACGCAGGAAGACGCTCCGGGCCGCGCTCGCCGGCTGGGCGGGCTCGGCCGAGCGCGCCGGCGAGCTGCTGACGGCCGCCGGGATCGACCCCCGGACCCGCGGCGAGCAGCTGGACGTGCACGACTTCGCCCGGATCGCCGCCGCGCGTTAG
- a CDS encoding resuscitation-promoting factor, whose translation MTGSRQAGARSAAVLERDFENTAYGQLDFSDDPNITQQDILAALGPDADAMMAEIDVDVDELIRLINAETTYLPPIVIPDEIESDRTASPQAKRAALDEGLRETTKIWKRRFLKGAVLSVMISVAGGGAAALAMNKSITVDVDGHQQTVHSFGGTVGEVLEDAGLSVGAHDSLSPSPQAEVGDGGVIKLERGRQLKMIVDGAEHTSWVRATHLGDALSQLGMTGMDKPGTWMSMPKDGELPLQGATVEIKTLKNITLYDGANAPKQVKTTAVTTKEFLGEYKLTLGPEDQAEGGLDVKLTDGAEVHISRTGVSTVVQKESIDPPEQKVDDPDLAKGKTSVEDPGTPGEKEVTYKVTQKNGKEVARESVSEKVLTQPKPKIIHVGTKQAPTPDVGDGSAWDRIAQCESGGNWAINTGNGYYGGLQFDKQTWNAYGGDEYAALPNQASREQQIAIAEKVKAGRGGSYSAWPVCGKKA comes from the coding sequence GTGACAGGTAGCAGACAGGCTGGAGCGCGCTCCGCGGCCGTCCTCGAGCGCGATTTCGAGAACACTGCGTACGGCCAGCTCGACTTCTCCGACGACCCGAACATCACGCAGCAGGACATCCTCGCCGCGCTCGGCCCGGACGCCGACGCGATGATGGCCGAGATCGACGTCGACGTCGACGAGCTGATCCGGCTCATCAACGCCGAGACGACGTACCTGCCGCCGATCGTCATCCCGGACGAGATCGAGTCGGACCGGACCGCGTCCCCGCAGGCCAAGCGGGCCGCGCTGGACGAGGGTCTGCGCGAGACCACCAAGATCTGGAAGCGCCGGTTCCTCAAGGGCGCCGTCCTCAGCGTGATGATCAGCGTCGCCGGCGGCGGCGCGGCCGCGCTGGCGATGAACAAGAGCATCACCGTCGACGTCGACGGCCACCAGCAGACCGTGCACTCCTTCGGCGGCACCGTCGGCGAGGTGCTCGAGGACGCGGGCCTGTCCGTCGGCGCGCACGACTCGCTGTCCCCCTCCCCGCAGGCGGAGGTCGGCGACGGCGGTGTCATCAAGCTCGAGCGCGGCCGCCAGCTGAAGATGATCGTCGACGGCGCGGAGCACACCTCCTGGGTCCGTGCGACCCACCTCGGCGACGCGCTGTCCCAGCTGGGCATGACCGGCATGGACAAGCCCGGCACGTGGATGTCGATGCCGAAGGACGGCGAACTGCCCCTGCAGGGCGCGACCGTCGAGATCAAGACCCTCAAGAACATCACCCTGTACGACGGGGCCAACGCGCCGAAGCAGGTGAAGACGACCGCGGTCACGACGAAGGAGTTCCTGGGCGAGTACAAGCTCACCCTGGGCCCGGAGGACCAGGCCGAGGGTGGTCTGGACGTCAAGCTGACCGACGGCGCCGAGGTGCACATCAGCCGCACCGGCGTCTCGACGGTCGTCCAGAAGGAGTCCATCGACCCGCCCGAGCAGAAGGTCGACGACCCGGACCTCGCCAAGGGCAAGACCTCGGTCGAAGACCCGGGCACGCCCGGTGAGAAGGAAGTGACCTACAAGGTCACGCAGAAGAACGGCAAGGAGGTCGCTCGCGAGAGCGTCTCCGAGAAGGTCCTCACCCAGCCGAAGCCGAAGATCATCCACGTCGGCACCAAGCAGGCCCCGACCCCGGACGTCGGCGACGGTTCCGCGTGGGACCGCATCGCGCAGTGCGAGTCGGGTGGCAACTGGGCCATCAACACCGGCAACGGCTACTACGGCGGCCTCCAGTTCGACAAGCAGACGTGGAACGCCTACGGCGGCGACGAGTACGCCGCGCTGCCGAACCAGGCCTCCCGTGAGCAGCAGATCGCGATCGCGGAGAAGGTCAAGGCCGGCCGCGGCGGCAGCTACAGCGCCTGGCCGGTCTGCGGCAAGAAGGCCTGA
- a CDS encoding TatD family hydrolase: MGDEKRELPPVPDRLPVSVVDAHTHLDACGAVTAADVTAMVDRAERAGVARVVTVADDLASARWAVEAAGWDRRVFAAVAIHPTRTKEFGEAERAEVERLAAGDRVVAVGETGLDYYWDYSPHDAQQEAFRWHIDLAKRLGKPLMIHDREAHDDVLRILAEEGAPNAVIFHCFSGDAEMARQCVEAGYVLSFAGTVTFKNAKGLHAAARLCPPGQYLVETDAPFLTPHPFRGRPNEPFGAAYTVRHLAALRGEAVHEVAEAVRTTAERVYRLPSVTTG, from the coding sequence ATGGGTGACGAGAAGCGCGAGCTGCCGCCGGTCCCGGACCGGCTCCCGGTGTCGGTGGTGGACGCGCACACCCATCTCGACGCGTGCGGCGCGGTCACCGCGGCCGATGTCACGGCCATGGTCGACCGCGCCGAGCGCGCCGGGGTCGCCCGCGTCGTCACGGTCGCGGACGACCTCGCCTCGGCCCGCTGGGCCGTCGAGGCGGCGGGCTGGGACCGGCGCGTCTTCGCCGCGGTCGCGATCCACCCGACCCGGACCAAGGAGTTCGGCGAGGCCGAGCGGGCCGAGGTCGAGCGCCTGGCGGCCGGCGACCGCGTGGTCGCCGTCGGCGAGACCGGCCTCGACTACTACTGGGACTACTCGCCGCACGACGCCCAGCAGGAGGCGTTCCGCTGGCACATCGACCTCGCGAAGCGGCTGGGCAAGCCGCTGATGATCCACGACCGCGAGGCCCACGACGACGTGCTGCGCATCTTGGCCGAAGAGGGTGCGCCGAATGCCGTAATTTTCCATTGCTTTTCCGGGGACGCGGAAATGGCCCGCCAGTGCGTCGAAGCGGGATATGTCCTTTCCTTCGCGGGCACCGTCACGTTCAAAAACGCCAAAGGCCTCCACGCCGCGGCCCGGCTCTGCCCACCGGGGCAGTACCTCGTCGAGACCGACGCACCGTTTCTGACCCCCCACCCGTTCCGTGGGCGGCCCAACGAGCCGTTCGGCGCCGCCTACACCGTCCGTCACCTCGCGGCGCTCAGGGGCGAAGCTGTCCACGAAGTCGCCGAAGCGGTCCGGACCACCGCCGAGCGGGTCTACCGACTCCCCAGTGTCACAACGGGTTGA
- a CDS encoding ABC-F family ATP-binding cassette domain-containing protein, whose translation MANLVNLESVSKSYGVRPLLDGVSLGVAAGQRIGVVGLNGGGKTTLLEVLSGLAEPDSGRVSHVGGLRMAVVTQRTELPHGSSVGEVVLERYGAEHEWAADARVRSIVDGLGITAIGLDTPTANLSGGERRRVSLAAALTGELDLVVLDEPTNHLDVEGVQWLADHLLTRRIAVVVVTHDRWFLDTVATLTWEVANGRVEQYEGGYADWIFARAERARLAATAEEKRQNLARKELAWLRRGPQARSSKPRYRIEAAEALIADVPPPRDSVELQAFAKRRLGKTVLELEDTTYQVGERTLLDHVTWRIGPGDRIGLVGINGSGKTSLLKLLGGDIEGSTGRRIEGKTVALAHLRQELDDLPGDLRVLQAIEQVAGRVVFGKQEMTASQLGEKLGFPQARQWTPVADLSGGERRRLQLCRLLMAEPNVLLLDEPTNDLDIDTLQQLEDLLDGWPGTMVVVSHDRYLVERVCDTIVALFGDGRITHLPGGIEEYLNRRALAKEPAPAAASTAAKTEAKKSAADLRAAQKELGRLERKLDQLHAKEQKLHASLLAAATDPAKLMELNAELKGVQGEIEDVEGRWLETSELLE comes from the coding sequence ATGGCCAACCTGGTCAATCTCGAGTCGGTGAGCAAGTCCTACGGGGTTCGCCCGCTCCTGGACGGCGTCTCCCTCGGCGTCGCGGCCGGGCAGCGCATCGGCGTCGTCGGCCTCAACGGCGGCGGCAAGACCACCCTGCTGGAAGTCCTTTCCGGACTCGCCGAGCCCGATTCCGGGCGGGTGAGCCACGTCGGCGGCCTGCGGATGGCCGTCGTCACCCAGCGGACCGAGTTGCCGCACGGCAGCAGCGTCGGCGAGGTCGTGCTCGAACGCTACGGCGCCGAGCACGAATGGGCGGCGGACGCGCGCGTCCGATCCATTGTGGACGGTCTGGGTATCACCGCGATCGGGCTCGACACGCCGACCGCGAACCTCTCCGGTGGCGAGCGGCGCCGCGTTTCGCTGGCGGCCGCGCTGACCGGCGAGCTCGACCTCGTCGTGCTCGACGAACCGACCAACCACTTGGACGTCGAAGGTGTCCAGTGGCTCGCCGACCACCTGCTGACCCGGCGGATCGCGGTCGTGGTCGTCACGCACGACCGGTGGTTCCTCGACACCGTCGCGACGCTGACGTGGGAGGTCGCGAACGGCCGCGTCGAGCAGTACGAAGGTGGTTACGCCGACTGGATCTTCGCGCGCGCCGAGCGGGCGCGGCTGGCCGCGACGGCCGAGGAGAAGCGGCAGAACCTGGCCCGCAAGGAGCTGGCGTGGCTGCGCCGCGGCCCGCAGGCACGCTCGTCGAAGCCGCGCTACCGCATCGAGGCGGCCGAAGCGCTGATCGCCGACGTCCCGCCGCCGCGGGACTCCGTCGAGCTGCAGGCGTTCGCGAAGCGGCGGCTCGGGAAGACCGTGCTGGAGCTGGAAGACACGACGTACCAGGTCGGCGAGCGGACGCTGCTCGACCACGTCACCTGGCGGATCGGGCCGGGCGACCGGATCGGCCTGGTGGGCATCAACGGCTCGGGCAAGACGTCGCTGCTGAAGCTGCTCGGCGGCGACATCGAGGGCTCGACCGGCCGCCGGATCGAGGGCAAGACCGTCGCGCTCGCGCACCTGCGCCAGGAGCTCGACGACCTGCCCGGCGACCTGCGTGTGCTGCAGGCGATCGAGCAGGTGGCCGGGCGCGTGGTGTTCGGCAAGCAGGAGATGACGGCGTCGCAGCTGGGCGAGAAGCTCGGGTTCCCCCAGGCGCGCCAGTGGACGCCGGTCGCGGACCTCTCCGGCGGCGAGCGGCGCCGGCTGCAGCTGTGCCGGCTGCTGATGGCCGAGCCGAACGTGCTGCTGCTCGACGAGCCGACGAACGACCTGGACATCGACACGCTGCAGCAGCTGGAGGACCTCCTCGACGGCTGGCCGGGCACGATGGTCGTGGTCTCCCACGACCGCTACCTGGTGGAGCGGGTGTGCGACACGATCGTCGCCTTGTTCGGCGACGGCCGGATCACCCACCTCCCGGGCGGCATCGAGGAGTACCTGAACCGCCGCGCCCTCGCCAAGGAACCGGCGCCCGCGGCGGCCTCGACGGCGGCCAAGACCGAGGCGAAGAAGTCGGCGGCGGACCTGCGCGCGGCCCAGAAGGAACTCGGCCGGCTGGAGCGCAAGCTCGACCAGCTGCACGCGAAGGAGCAGAAGCTCCACGCGTCGCTGCTGGCGGCGGCGACAGACCCGGCGAAGCTGATGGAGCTCAACGCGGAGCTGAAGGGCGTCCAGGGCGAGATCGAGGACGTCGAGGGCCGCTGGCTGGAGACGTCCGAACTGCTGGAGTGA